The genomic region GCGGTGAAGGAATTGGGCTTCATCCCAGCTAACAGCGAGGTGGAAAACGTGTCGAAAGGCCTGGAGTACGCCGTGGACGACTGGTGCATTGCACAGATGGCCAAGAAAATGGGCAAGCAGGAAGACTATGCCTATTTCAGCAAGCGCGCTAAAAACTACCAGAACTACTTCGATAAAAGCGTGGGCTTTATGCGGGGCCGCGTGTCCAAAACCGAGTGGCGCACCCCATTCAGTCCCTTCCAGTCGGTGCACATGAAGAGCGACTTCACCGAGGGCAACGCCTGGCAGTACACTTGGCTGGTGCCCCAGGATGTGGAAGGCCTGATTGGCCTGCTGGGCGGCGAGCAGCGCTTCACACAGAAGCTCGATTCGTTGTTCACGGTACAGGGCAACATGGGCGAGGAGGCCTCCCCCGACATCTCGGGTCTGATTGGCATGTATGCGCATGGCAACGAGCCCGGCCACCACATCACCTACCTCTACAGCTACGTGGGCCAGCCCTGGAAAACCGCCGACAAGGTGCGCTTCATCATGGACCAGTTCTACACCACCAAGCCCGACGGCATCATCGGCAACGAGGACGTAGGGCAGATGTCGGCGTGGTACGTGCTGTCGGCCATGGGCTTCTACCCTCTGAACCCCGCCAACGGTGCTTTTGTGTTTGGCAGCCCCATGGTGCAGCAGGCTACGCTGGCCCTACCCGGTGGCAAGTTGCTTTCTATTGAGGCGAAAAACAACAACGCCACCAACAAGTACATCCAATCTGTGACCCGCAACGGCCAGCCCTACCCCAAGTCCTACATCACCTACCAGGACCTGATGCAGGGCGGCACATTGGTGCTGGAGATGGGCCCCAAGCCCAGCCCTACCTGGGGCGTAGCGCCGGACAGCCGGCCGCGTTCCGTAGTACAATAAGCTGCTCTATACTATCCTGCCCTAACCTAATGCACGCGCCTACACCTCGCGTGCTATGTGAAAAGCCGGCTGCCTCAGGCAGCCGGCTTTCTTTTTGGATAGTGACGACAAGTAACTGACGTGCCTGGTGGAGACGTATCCTTGCGTCTCGTCGTTGCACGATGGTGTTTCACCTGCCTGATGAGTAGCCGCGTCTCAAATTATTTAAGCAGTGTCTGCAAAGGCAAAACGCAACATGTCGCATCCCTATGCTCAACTCTTCCCAACAGCGCCGTCTATTTCTCTACGTAATAGTGTAAGTTTTCCTTCGCAATAATATCCAGGGGTAAGTATTTGAGGGGAGGCACTTCCTTCTTGAAAATGAGCTGATCTGCCAGAGCGTACAGGCCGTAATAGCCCTGTTCCTTAGGGTTTTGGTTGATCAGGAAATCGATAGTGCCCTCTTGCAGATAGTGGATATTCTCCTCCAGCAGGTCGTAGCCTACCAGCCGGATGGCGGCGGCGTAGGGCTGGAGGTAGGGCGCAATGGCATAGGCCCTGGACGTACTAACGAAGATGCCCCGCACCGGCTGGTTCTGGGCCAGTAGCCCGGTAAGACGACCAGCAAAGGCAGGCTCGGTGGGGTAGGGTAGGTCGATGCTGCGGACAGTGATACCAGCCGTCTGCGAGGCGGGCAGCTGCGCAAAATAGTCGCGGAAGCCTTGTTCTTTCTGCGTTACATGCACGGAGTTAGCAATGTCTTCGGCAATGTGCGCAATGAGGTAGGTACCCGGCTGCGTTTGCCCAAACTGCAGGAGCTTGCCCGCCAAAAACCCGCTCTGGTAGGAGTCCTGCCCTACGTAGCTGAGCGGGTTAATCTCCGTGATGTAGGTATTGAACAGTACGTAGGGAATCTTGGCGTGCTGCCACCGCTCGAAAAACGGCAGCGACTCGCGGTAGAACAGCGGGGCAATCACAATGCCATCGGGCTGCGCCTGCGTAGCCAGTTCCATCTGCTCCCGGAAAGAGTCTACCCGCGACATATCGTAGGGGTAGACTCTGAGCGTCACGCCGTACTGCTGCAGTTCCCGCGCCGCCTTGTTGATGCCCTCCCACGGGGCCTGCCAGTAGGGGTCCAGTGTGTGGCTGGGCTGCACGGCCGCTAGCTGGTATGTACGGTTGGAGCCTAGGGTCCGGGCAATCATGTTGGGCTCGTACTCCAATTCCTGCATCATCAGCAGCACTTTCTGGCGTACGTCCTCGGCTACCCGGCCGCGGTTGTGCAGCACCCGGTCTACCGTGCCTACCGAAACGTTTGCTTTTGCTGCTATATCCTTAATGCGTACTGCATTTTTGCTCATAATAATACCTCGTGCGTAAGTGACTAATGAGTGGGGTATTGCGTGAATACGGCTGCCAGAGCCGCGTAGCCGATCGAGGTGTATCAGAACAAGCTACCGTTGCTAGCCATCGGAACCACCAAAGCTAGTGCAATAGCCAGCCGTGGGGCCGCAGCCACAAAGCGTGCCACTGCACAAAAAGTAGCTACCGCCAGCAAGGTCGTTCCAATCCGATAGGCGTTGCAACGCTGCAGTAGCAAAGAACGAAACCCCTCCCGGAACAAGACGAAAACAGGGTGTAGTACAGCAGTTTGTTAGTGGAGAAGGGAGACTGGTTTTCAGCAAAAGAGGGGTAGGAGCTGTGTACAGCAACTAGTAGTTGGCTCCTGCTAGCACACCAGAGCCGCAACAGTGCATATTTACTGGTTTTAGTCCTAAAATGGCAACTAAAATACAATAATATTCTACAACGAAAAGAGCTTTATGCGTGCGCGCCCACTTATTCTGTTTTACTTGTGCGTGTGCCCGCACATTTTTATTTTATATTATTTGCTTTATAATTAACCGATGATTACGTTTGAGTTAATTCACCAAAAACCAGCTTCTTAAAATACAGTTTACCGTAAGTTTCTGCAGACAGTCCGTAAGCAAGACAGTGGTAGTTACAATACCGCTACAATTCTCACTGATTCTTACTTGGTAAAAACGCAGAAAAGCAGAGCTGTATTATAAGAAAAATACTATTTGAGCAAGAATGCATTCCGTCTTACTGTCCGGCGTTCGGATTGGAGGCTGTTTATAAAAAGTAGTGCATAGTTATGGTTGTGACTTTGTGTGTACGCACACATTTCATTCCTTTGCCAGCTGCTTTACCTCAAGTGCGTAGTATGGTTGCTAAGAACAGGTTGCCAGATGTCGGAAAAATCGTATATCTTGGTCTGGCAGAAGTTCATCCGCAAGAGTATGTCTGCCATGCGTTGCCACTGCCGTACCATGCGTGCAACCGATTGTGTGCGACCTGCCGCTCTGAATTCCACCCTTCCCATCAATCATTTCCCACTGCTATGTGCTGCCTGGTAGGCAGGTCATACAGCGACTAGTGCCCTTTAATGGGTTCGAGACGCAGACCGATCCATGTAAGTAGTTCATTTCCATCATTCTCTCACTCCATACACCATGATAAGAAAAACTTTACAGTTACTTGTTTTACTCTTGCTGCTGTGTCAGGCCCACGCCTACGCACAGGGGACGAAAGTCTCGGGCAAGATAACCGACAACCGCAACGAGCCACTGATTGGGGTGAGCGTGGTGGTAAGCGGTACTACCCAGGGCGCCACTACCGATGTGGACGGCAACTACACCGTGACGGCTCCAGATGGTGCCTCACTTGTGTTTTCCTACATTGGCTATATCAGCCAGACGGTGCCCGTCAACGGCCGCTCCTCCATCAACGTTATTCTGGTAAACGATACCAAGCAACTGGGTGAGGTAGTCGTAACGGCGCTGGGTATCAAGAAAGATGAGCGCAAGCTGGGCTACGCCGTGACAACGGTAGACGGCGAGAAGCTGAACGTAGCCCGCGAAACCAACGTGGCCAACTCCCTGCAGGGCCGCGTGGCGGGCCTGAACGTGGGTGGCACCAGCGGTGGCCCTGGCTCCTCGGCCCGCCTCAACATCCGG from Hymenobacter aerilatus harbors:
- a CDS encoding LacI family DNA-binding transcriptional regulator; the protein is MSKNAVRIKDIAAKANVSVGTVDRVLHNRGRVAEDVRQKVLLMMQELEYEPNMIARTLGSNRTYQLAAVQPSHTLDPYWQAPWEGINKAARELQQYGVTLRVYPYDMSRVDSFREQMELATQAQPDGIVIAPLFYRESLPFFERWQHAKIPYVLFNTYITEINPLSYVGQDSYQSGFLAGKLLQFGQTQPGTYLIAHIAEDIANSVHVTQKEQGFRDYFAQLPASQTAGITVRSIDLPYPTEPAFAGRLTGLLAQNQPVRGIFVSTSRAYAIAPYLQPYAAAIRLVGYDLLEENIHYLQEGTIDFLINQNPKEQGYYGLYALADQLIFKKEVPPLKYLPLDIIAKENLHYYVEK